The Quercus robur chromosome 7, dhQueRobu3.1, whole genome shotgun sequence genome has a segment encoding these proteins:
- the LOC126692944 gene encoding FT-interacting protein 1, which yields MSTPAAPKQQEDYKLKDMKPQLGERWPHGGLRGGGGWISSERATSTYDLVEQMFYLYVRVEKAKDLPTNSVTGSCDPYVEVKLGNYKGKTQHFEKRTNPEWKQVFAFSKERIQSSLLEVYVRDKEVVTRDDYVGKVVFDMHEVPTRVPPDSPLAPQWYRLEDRQGNSKVRGEIMLAVWMGTQADEAFPESWHSDAASVQGEGVFNIRSKVYVSPKLWYLRVNVIEAQDVEPLDRGQPPQAFVKAHVGKQVLKTKICPTRTTNPLWNEDLIFVTAEPFEEHLTLTVENKVTSAKDEVMGRIVLPLTIFERRLDHRPVHSRWFNLEKFGFGVLEGDKRHEQKFSSRVHLRVCLEGAYHVLDESTMYISDVRPTVRQLWKNPVGILEVGILSAQGILQMKTKDGRGTTDAYCVAKYGQKWVRTRTIMESFNPKWNEQYTWEVYDPCTVITLGVFDNCHLGGNEKPAGGGGSQKDSRIGKVRIRLSTLEMDRIYTNSYPLLVLHPSGLKKMGELQLAVRFTCLSLANIIYLYGHPLLPKMHYLQPFTVNQLESLRFEAMNIVASRLGRAEPPLRKEVVEYMLDVDSHMWSMRRSKANFYRIVSLFAGAISMSRWLREVCHWKNPVTSVLVHVLFFILICYPELILPTIFLYMFLIGIWNYRFRPRHPPHMDTKLSWAEAVHADELDEEFDTFPTSKLQDVVRMRYDKLRSVAGRIQTVVGDIATQGERFQALLSWRDTRATSLFIIFCLMAAVILYVTPFRIIALLAGLIWLRHPRFRSKLPTVPSNFFRRLPSRADSML from the coding sequence ATGAGTACACCAGCTGCACCTAAGCAGCAAGAGGACTACAAACTGAAGGACATGAAACCCCAGCTGGGGGAACGATGGCCACATGGAGGACTACGTGGTGGGGGTGGGTGGATTAGCAGTGAAAGAGCTACGAGCACTTATGATCTAGTCGAGCAGATGTTTTATCTATATGTTCGAGTTGAGAAAGCCAAAGATCTTCCCACCAATTCTGTAACCGGAAGCTGTGACCCATATGTAGAAGTGAAGCTCGGCAATTATAAGGGAAAAACTCAGCACTTCGAGAAGAGAACAAACCCTGAATGGAAGCAGGTCTTTGCCTTCTCAAAAGAGAGGATTCAATCTTCACTTCTTGAAGTTTATGTCAGAGACAAAGAGGTGGTGACAAGAGATGACTATGTAGGGAAGGTGGTCTTCGACATGCATGAAGTGCCAACAAGGGTTCCACCAGACAGTCCTTTAGCACCTCAGTGGTATAGATTAGAGGACCGGCAGGGGAATAGCAAGGTGAGGGGAGAGATTATGCTTGCTGTTTGGATGGGAACACAAGCCGATGAAGCTTTCCCGGAGTCCTGGCACTCAGATGCTGCTTCAGTTCAGGGAGAAGGGGTTTTCAACATCCGTTCCAAGGTTTATGTTTCACCAAAACTGTGGTATCTCAGGGTTAATGTGATTGAAGCTCAGGATGTAGAGCCACTTGACAGAGGCCAACCACCACAAGCTTTTGTGAAGGCTCACGTTGGAAAGCAGGTACTGAAGACAAAGATATGCCCAACTCGGACCACTAATCCACTCTGGAATGAAGATCTAATCTTTGTAACAGCTGAACCTTTTGAAGAGCACCTGACTCTTACAGTTGAGAATAAAGTAACATCTGCAAAAGATGAAGTTATGGGAAGGATAGTCTTGCCACTTACCATTTTTGAGAGGCGCTTGGATCACAGGCCAGTTCACTCTCGCTGGTTCAACCTtgaaaaatttgggtttggtgTCTTGGAGGGAGACAAAAGGCATGAGCAGAAGTTCTCAAGCAGGGTTCATCTCCGAGTCTGTCTTGAGGGTGCTTACCATGTACTAGATGAATCAACAATGTACATAAGTGATGTACGGCCAACTGTTAGGCAGCTATGGAAGAATCCAGTTGGCATCCTTGAAGTGGGTATTTTGAGTGCTCAAGGGATTCTTCAAATGAAGACCAAGGACGGTAGGGGAACCACAGATGCTTATTGTGTGGCCAAATATGGGCAGAAGTGGGTGAGAACCAGAACAATAATGGAAAGCTTCAATCCGAAATGGAATGAGCAATATACTTGGGAGGTCTATGATCCTTGCACTGTGATCACCTTGGGAGTTTTTGACAACTGCCATCTGGGTGGAAATGAGAAACCAGCTGGTGGTGGTGGATCTCAAAAAGACTCTAGAATTGGGAAGGTAAGAATCCGGCTATCTACACTGGAAATGGATCGAATTTATACAAATTCTTACCCTCTTCTAGTTCTACACCCATCTGGATTGAAAAAGATGGGTGAACTCCAATTAGCAGTTCGATTCACCTGTCTCTCTTTGGCAAACATAATTTATCTTTACGGACACCCATTACTGCCAAAAATGCATTATCTACAACCCTTCACTGTAAACCAATTAGAAAGCTTGAGATTTGAAGCAATGAATATTGTAGCATCAAGGCTAGGCCGAGCCGAGCCACCACTAAGGAAGGAGGTTGTTGAGTATATGCTGGATGTGGATTCCCACATGTGGAGCATGAGAAGAAGCAAAGCTAACTTCTATAGAATTGTATCATTGTTTGCGGGAGCAATCTCTATGAGCAGGTGGCTCCGTGAGGTGTGTCATTGGAAGAACCCAGTTACTTCAGTCCTAGTTCATGTCCTGTTCTTTATATTGATCTGCTACCCGGAATTGATCCTTCCAACTATATTCCTATACATGTTTCTTATTGGGATATGGAATTACCGGTTCCGGCCAAGGCATCCTCCTCACATGGATACTAAACTTTCATGGGCAGAAGCAGTTCATGCAGATGAACTAGATGAAGAGTTCGATACATTTCCTACCAGTAAACTACAAGATGTAGTGCGTATGAGGTATGATAAGCTTAGAAGTGTAGCTGGAAGAATTCAGACAGTGGTGGGAGACATTGCAACACAGGGAGAGAGATTTCAGGCTCTGCTTAGCTGGAGAGACACAAGAGCAACCAGCCTCTTCATCATCTTCTGCCTTATGGCAGCTGTGATTCTCTATGTGACACCCTTTAGGATAATTGCTTTGCTTGCAGGACTAATTTGGTTACGACACCCCAGATTCCGAAGCAAGCTACCCACAGTACCAAGCAATTTCTTCAGAAGACTCCCATCTCGCGCTGATAGCATGCTCTGA